Proteins encoded in a region of the Isosphaeraceae bacterium EP7 genome:
- a CDS encoding IS630 family transposase, with translation MKAHRQAWREEFAAVDPGRLVFLDESGASTAMDRTHGRAPSGVRVDGPVPHGHWKVTTLTAAVRLDGVPAAACLAFDGATNAACFEADIGRCLAPTLRPGDVVIIDNLPCHKTAEVGRLIAAAGAEVRYLPPYSPDLSPIESMFSKLKPHLRSAKARTAEARIGAMGDGLRAVEPGDLRGWFGHCGYRSGVEASTDTLKGKPG, from the coding sequence TTGAAGGCGCACCGGCAGGCCTGGCGCGAGGAGTTCGCCGCGGTCGACCCGGGGCGGCTGGTCTTCCTCGACGAGAGCGGCGCCAGCACGGCGATGGACCGTACCCACGGCCGGGCCCCCAGCGGGGTCCGCGTCGACGGCCCGGTGCCGCACGGCCACTGGAAGGTCACGACGCTGACCGCCGCGGTTCGCCTCGACGGCGTGCCGGCGGCGGCCTGCCTGGCCTTCGACGGGGCGACCAACGCCGCCTGCTTCGAGGCCGACATCGGCCGGTGCCTGGCCCCGACGCTCCGTCCGGGCGACGTCGTGATCATCGACAACTTGCCGTGCCACAAGACGGCCGAGGTCGGCCGGCTGATCGCGGCGGCCGGGGCCGAGGTGCGGTACCTGCCGCCGTACAGTCCGGACCTCAGCCCGATCGAGTCGATGTTCTCCAAGCTGAAGCCGCACCTGAGGTCGGCCAAGGCGCGGACGGCCGAGGCGCGGATCGGTGCGATGGGCGACGGCCTGAGGGCCGTCGAGCCGGGCGACCTCCGCGGCTGGTTCGGCCACTGCGGATACCGGAGCGGGGTAGAGGCGTCAACCGACACGCTCAAAGGAAAACCGGGCTAA
- a CDS encoding DUF1501 domain-containing protein, whose product MNRPQIDRRQFLASAASSAALAGLGMHHRLALAAGLNGGHPLAPRLGHFPSKAKNLIVFFMTGGLSHMDTFDFKPDLQRDHDKLMEDGKRKVKASTYKFRPRGESGKMVSELFENVGNVIDEFCFLHSVHGDSAGHSAATLGMLTGSVTIPMPSFGSWISYGLGTQNTNLPSFVVLAAKEPYNAFQAWDSNFLPAFHKGVRVIPGPNPLPDVASPIASVRRQELEGLMLRDLNQGHLQAHPGDNALDARMLTFDTAQGLMREAPEAFDIGRESKSTLDLYGATAEDRTSFAAQCLVARRLVERGVRVVELFDVGSNTNWDSHNDMEDHRGLARKIDQPIAALVADLKRRGMLEETLIVGCTEFGRTPWQDLTPQGRGHHARCFTCFFAGGGVKGGTSYGISDHYGDGVAENPVHVHDFHATILHLMGLDHTRLTYRYSGRDFRLTDVHGSVIKDVMA is encoded by the coding sequence ATGAACCGTCCTCAGATCGACCGACGCCAATTTCTGGCCAGCGCTGCTTCCTCCGCGGCGCTGGCGGGCCTGGGCATGCACCATCGGCTCGCGTTGGCCGCCGGCCTGAACGGAGGGCACCCCCTCGCTCCCCGGCTTGGGCATTTCCCGTCCAAGGCGAAGAACCTGATCGTCTTTTTCATGACGGGCGGGCTCTCGCACATGGACACGTTCGACTTCAAGCCAGACCTTCAACGCGACCATGACAAGCTCATGGAGGACGGCAAGCGTAAGGTTAAGGCGTCGACCTACAAGTTCCGTCCGCGCGGCGAGTCGGGAAAGATGGTCAGCGAGCTCTTCGAGAACGTCGGCAACGTGATCGACGAGTTCTGTTTCCTGCACTCAGTTCATGGCGACTCGGCCGGGCACTCGGCGGCCACCTTGGGCATGCTGACCGGCTCGGTCACGATCCCGATGCCGAGCTTCGGGTCATGGATCAGCTACGGCCTGGGGACGCAGAATACGAACCTGCCATCCTTCGTTGTGCTGGCGGCCAAGGAGCCATACAACGCGTTCCAGGCCTGGGATTCCAACTTCTTGCCCGCCTTCCACAAGGGAGTGCGTGTCATCCCCGGGCCGAATCCGCTGCCCGACGTGGCCAGCCCGATCGCCTCAGTGAGACGTCAGGAACTGGAAGGCCTGATGCTCCGCGACCTGAACCAGGGACACCTGCAGGCCCATCCCGGCGACAACGCGCTGGATGCCCGGATGCTGACGTTCGACACTGCCCAGGGCCTGATGCGCGAGGCGCCAGAAGCCTTCGATATCGGCCGGGAATCGAAGAGCACGCTGGACCTCTACGGAGCCACGGCCGAGGACCGGACCTCATTCGCCGCGCAATGCCTGGTCGCCAGGCGTCTGGTCGAGCGAGGGGTACGCGTGGTCGAGCTGTTCGACGTCGGGTCGAACACCAACTGGGATAGCCACAATGACATGGAAGATCACCGAGGCTTGGCCCGGAAGATCGACCAGCCGATCGCGGCTTTGGTGGCCGATCTGAAGCGTCGAGGGATGCTCGAGGAAACCCTGATTGTCGGCTGCACCGAGTTCGGCCGCACCCCCTGGCAAGACCTGACCCCCCAGGGTCGTGGCCACCACGCCCGGTGCTTCACCTGCTTCTTTGCGGGCGGCGGAGTCAAGGGGGGCACCAGCTATGGAATCTCGGATCACTACGGTGATGGCGTGGCGGAAAACCCGGTTCATGTGCACGACTTCCACGCCACGATCCTGCACTTGATGGGACTGGATCACACTCGCCTGACCTATCGATACAGCGGCCGAGACTTCCGCTTGACGGATGTGCATGGCAGCGTGATCAAGGACGTGATGGCCTAG
- a CDS encoding selenium-binding family protein — protein MKRRDFLASVATAAAPLIATPRPGLCVDSEPDSRTFATPAEAAKSPPEMLAYVAAIYEGTGIRKPDYLATIDVDPKSETYSRVVHRLPMPNVGDELHHFGWDACASCHGVRGRRYLILPGLLSGRIHIVDTLDRRRPKLYKVIEPDEIRSKARLSGPHTVHCLADGRVMISMLGDEAGNAPGGFLLLDDRFDVAGRWEAGLDGMNYNYDFWYQPRHNVMVSSEWAAPKTFREGFKPADVAAGKYGRRLHFWDWQERKISQTIDLGEDGQIPLEVRFHHDPASTHGFVGAALSSTVWHWHKVGGRWDARKVISVPAEVVKGSKDPVPGLITDLVLSLDDRWLYLSNWLHGDVRQYDVTDPAKPRLAAQLWLGGMLGRPSDAKASLTGGPQMLQLSLDGKRLYVTNSLFSRWDNQFYPQIAEKGSYMLRVDCDTKSGGMSLDERFLVDFGKEPEGPARAHEVRFPYGDSTSDIWA, from the coding sequence ATGAAACGGCGAGACTTCCTGGCCTCGGTCGCCACGGCGGCCGCCCCGCTAATCGCTACCCCCCGGCCGGGCCTGTGCGTGGACTCGGAGCCCGACTCGCGTACGTTCGCCACGCCGGCAGAGGCCGCCAAGTCACCCCCCGAGATGCTGGCCTATGTCGCCGCCATCTATGAGGGGACTGGCATCCGCAAGCCGGACTACCTCGCAACGATCGATGTCGATCCGAAATCGGAGACGTATTCTCGAGTCGTGCACAGGCTGCCGATGCCCAACGTCGGCGACGAGTTGCACCACTTCGGATGGGATGCCTGCGCGAGCTGCCACGGCGTTCGGGGGCGCCGTTACCTGATCCTGCCCGGGCTGCTTTCGGGGCGGATCCACATCGTCGACACGCTCGACCGTCGCCGGCCGAAGCTCTACAAGGTGATCGAGCCGGACGAGATCCGATCGAAAGCGAGGCTCTCCGGTCCCCATACCGTCCACTGCCTGGCCGATGGCCGCGTCATGATCTCCATGCTGGGTGACGAGGCCGGCAACGCCCCGGGCGGCTTCCTACTCCTCGACGACCGGTTCGACGTCGCGGGGCGCTGGGAGGCGGGCCTGGATGGAATGAACTACAACTACGACTTCTGGTATCAACCGCGGCACAACGTGATGGTCAGTAGCGAGTGGGCCGCGCCCAAGACCTTCCGGGAGGGGTTCAAGCCCGCCGATGTCGCGGCCGGCAAATACGGCCGCCGGCTCCATTTTTGGGACTGGCAAGAACGAAAGATTAGCCAGACGATCGACCTGGGCGAGGACGGCCAGATCCCTCTGGAAGTCCGATTCCATCACGACCCGGCCAGCACTCATGGCTTCGTCGGTGCGGCGCTCTCGAGCACCGTCTGGCACTGGCACAAGGTCGGCGGGCGTTGGGACGCACGAAAGGTGATCTCGGTGCCCGCGGAAGTCGTCAAAGGCTCGAAGGACCCAGTGCCGGGCCTGATCACCGACCTGGTGCTCTCGCTCGACGACCGCTGGCTGTACCTGTCTAACTGGCTGCACGGTGACGTTCGCCAGTACGACGTGACCGATCCCGCGAAGCCGCGCCTGGCCGCTCAACTCTGGCTGGGTGGCATGCTCGGCAGGCCCTCCGACGCTAAGGCCTCGCTGACCGGCGGCCCGCAGATGCTCCAACTCAGTCTCGACGGCAAGCGACTGTACGTGACCAACTCGCTGTTCAGCCGTTGGGACAACCAGTTCTACCCACAGATCGCCGAGAAGGGCTCCTACATGCTCCGGGTGGACTGCGACACGAAGTCCGGCGGCATGAGCCTCGACGAGCGATTTCTGGTCGATTTCGGCAAGGAGCCCGAAGGTCCGGCACGCGCCCATGAGGTCCGCTTCCCGTATGGAGACTCGACATCAGACATCTGGGCCTAA
- a CDS encoding IS630 family transposase, with product MHVADHLPPDELRALADAATEKRRFLRVRAVILAREGRTAPEIAAALGCSRRGAQDWVARYNADGPGGLDDRPRPGRPSFLTPEMADRLRRRIDAGPAPEDATCALRGPEVRALLGREFGVLYSLPAVYALLHRLGYSCLDPRPSHQKADPEARELFKKKVAGRIDDVGRAHPGKRVEVWFEDEARFGQKGTLTTVWARRGSRPAAVRQTQYDDLWVIAAACPASGAAAGIIMPQLDTPTINLFLKEFSRQLAPDVQAVLIWDNAGFHISGSRLLPPNVSVIQLPPYSPELNPIENFWHYLRSHYWSNRVYEDWEALKGAAVEAMAAVGTDAERIKSVCAAPYLDRRESAGIN from the coding sequence ATGCACGTCGCCGACCACCTGCCCCCGGACGAACTCCGCGCCCTGGCCGACGCTGCGACGGAGAAACGTCGCTTCCTTCGCGTCCGCGCCGTCATCCTGGCCCGCGAGGGCCGCACCGCCCCCGAGATCGCCGCAGCCCTGGGATGCTCCCGCCGCGGCGCCCAGGATTGGGTCGCCCGCTACAATGCCGACGGGCCCGGCGGCCTCGACGATCGACCCCGGCCGGGGAGACCCAGCTTCCTGACGCCCGAGATGGCCGACCGCCTCCGCCGGCGGATCGACGCCGGCCCCGCACCCGAGGACGCCACCTGCGCCCTCCGTGGCCCCGAGGTCCGCGCCCTCCTGGGGCGTGAGTTCGGCGTCCTCTACAGCCTCCCGGCCGTCTACGCCCTGCTGCACCGCCTGGGCTACTCCTGCCTCGACCCCAGGCCAAGCCACCAGAAGGCTGACCCCGAGGCGCGGGAGCTGTTCAAAAAAAAAGTCGCCGGCCGGATCGACGACGTCGGCCGCGCCCACCCCGGCAAGCGGGTCGAGGTCTGGTTCGAGGACGAGGCGAGGTTCGGCCAGAAAGGGACGCTGACGACCGTCTGGGCGAGGCGAGGCTCGCGGCCCGCCGCCGTCCGCCAGACGCAGTATGACGACCTCTGGGTGATCGCCGCGGCGTGCCCGGCCAGCGGAGCGGCGGCCGGGATCATCATGCCGCAGCTGGACACCCCGACGATCAACCTGTTCCTGAAGGAGTTCTCGCGGCAACTCGCCCCGGACGTCCAGGCCGTGCTGATCTGGGACAACGCCGGCTTCCACATCAGCGGCTCGCGGCTCTTGCCGCCGAACGTCTCGGTGATCCAGCTCCCGCCGTACTCGCCGGAGCTGAACCCGATCGAGAACTTCTGGCATTACCTGCGCAGCCACTACTGGTCAAATCGCGTGTACGAGGATTGGGAGGCGCTGAAGGGGGCGGCCGTCGAGGCGATGGCGGCCGTGGGCACGGACGCCGAGCGGATCAAATCCGTCTGTGCCGCCCCCTATCTCGATCGCCGAGAAAGCGCAGGAATTAATTAG
- the ahcY gene encoding adenosylhomocysteinase has translation MTAVAQKPAATFSDYHVRDISLAPWGRREMAIAEIEMPGLMAIREEYASRQPLKGARITGSLHMTIQTAVLIETLKALGAEVRWASCNIFSTQDHAASAIAAAGIPVFAFKGESLEEYWDYSHKIFEWADGGHSNMILDDGGDATLLLHLGARAEVDIHVLDNPTSEEERVLYAAIKSRIASQPGWYAKNLAAIKGVTEETTTGVHRLYQMHKRGELKFPAINVNDSVTKSKFDNLYGCRESLVDGIKRATDVMIAGKIAVVAGYGDVGKGSAQALRALSAQVWVTEIDPICALQAAMEGYRVVTMDYAADKADIFVTTTGNYRVITHDHMAKMKNQAIVCNIGHFDNEIDVASLEKYTWEEIKPQVDHIIFPDGKRIILLAKGRLVNLGCGTGHPSYVMSSSFANQVLAQIELWQDNAKYPVGVYVLPKKLDEHVARLQLKTLSVELSELTPEQAAYIHVPKEGPYKSDQYRY, from the coding sequence GTGACCGCCGTTGCCCAAAAGCCCGCAGCGACTTTCAGCGACTACCACGTCCGCGACATTTCGCTTGCCCCCTGGGGCCGTCGCGAGATGGCCATCGCCGAAATTGAGATGCCCGGCCTCATGGCCATCCGCGAGGAGTATGCCTCGCGTCAGCCCCTCAAGGGCGCGCGCATCACCGGTTCGCTCCATATGACCATCCAGACGGCCGTCCTGATCGAGACGCTCAAAGCTCTCGGTGCCGAGGTCCGCTGGGCCTCGTGCAATATCTTCTCGACCCAGGATCATGCAGCTTCCGCAATCGCGGCCGCTGGTATCCCCGTTTTTGCCTTCAAGGGTGAGTCCCTGGAGGAGTACTGGGATTACTCGCACAAGATCTTCGAGTGGGCCGACGGCGGGCACTCGAACATGATCCTCGACGATGGCGGAGATGCGACCTTGTTACTTCACCTCGGCGCCCGCGCCGAAGTGGACATCCACGTCCTCGACAATCCCACCAGCGAGGAAGAGCGCGTCCTTTACGCCGCCATCAAGAGCCGCATCGCCTCGCAACCCGGCTGGTACGCAAAAAACCTCGCCGCCATCAAGGGCGTCACCGAGGAGACCACCACCGGCGTCCACCGCCTTTATCAGATGCATAAGCGAGGCGAACTGAAATTCCCCGCCATCAACGTCAATGACTCCGTCACCAAGTCCAAGTTCGACAACCTGTACGGGTGCCGCGAGTCGCTGGTGGACGGCATCAAGCGCGCCACCGATGTGATGATTGCCGGGAAGATCGCCGTGGTCGCGGGCTACGGCGATGTGGGCAAAGGCTCGGCTCAGGCCCTGCGTGCTCTTTCCGCTCAGGTGTGGGTCACCGAGATCGACCCGATCTGCGCGTTGCAGGCAGCCATGGAAGGCTACCGCGTCGTCACCATGGACTACGCCGCCGACAAGGCCGATATCTTCGTGACGACCACCGGCAACTACAGGGTCATCACGCATGACCACATGGCCAAGATGAAGAATCAGGCCATCGTCTGCAATATCGGCCACTTCGATAACGAAATCGACGTGGCGTCGCTCGAGAAGTACACCTGGGAGGAGATCAAGCCGCAGGTCGATCACATTATCTTCCCCGACGGCAAACGCATCATCCTGCTCGCCAAGGGGCGCCTCGTGAACCTCGGCTGCGGCACCGGACACCCCTCTTACGTGATGAGTTCTTCCTTCGCCAATCAAGTCCTGGCCCAGATCGAACTGTGGCAGGACAACGCGAAATACCCCGTCGGCGTCTACGTTCTGCCCAAGAAGCTGGACGAGCACGTGGCCCGCTTGCAGCTGAAAACGTTGAGCGTTGAGCTTTCCGAACTGACGCCAGAGCAGGCCGCCTACATTCACGTCCCCAAGGAAGGACCCTACAAGTCCGATCAGTACCGCTATTGA